The following are from one region of the Mesorhizobium sp. B2-8-5 genome:
- a CDS encoding SDR family NAD(P)-dependent oxidoreductase — MSGSLSGKVAVVTGAGRGIGDAIAGRLIADGAKVFALDKMLPDEPRRGVTYVETDVTDPASVSAAFKAVDDKAGQVDILVSNAGIQRVGLVGKISFADFSSVIATHLHGLFLCASEVVPRMVERGAGGAIVSIASTAAFVGLPGRGPYCAAKAGILGLTRALSLEVATAGIRVNAVAPGFTRTKFIEQGLKDGSLQEDWMVARVPMKRLARTEEIAEAVRFLAGDESSYMTGQTVVVDGGWIVQGIPEAPTWLQTPAS; from the coding sequence GTGTCAGGATCGCTTTCGGGAAAAGTCGCGGTCGTCACGGGCGCGGGGCGCGGCATCGGCGATGCCATCGCGGGCCGACTGATTGCCGACGGCGCAAAAGTCTTTGCGCTGGACAAAATGCTTCCAGACGAGCCGCGCAGGGGCGTCACTTACGTCGAGACGGATGTGACCGATCCGGCCAGTGTGAGCGCTGCGTTCAAGGCCGTCGACGACAAAGCGGGTCAAGTCGACATCCTCGTCAGCAACGCCGGCATCCAGCGTGTCGGCCTGGTCGGCAAGATATCGTTCGCCGACTTCTCTTCGGTGATCGCCACCCACTTGCACGGCCTCTTCCTGTGCGCCTCGGAAGTCGTACCGCGCATGGTCGAGCGCGGCGCCGGCGGGGCGATCGTCAGCATCGCATCCACCGCCGCTTTCGTCGGCCTGCCGGGGCGGGGGCCTTACTGCGCCGCCAAGGCAGGCATTCTCGGACTGACGCGCGCGCTGTCGCTTGAAGTCGCGACCGCGGGCATAAGGGTCAATGCGGTGGCCCCCGGCTTCACGCGCACCAAGTTCATAGAGCAGGGTTTGAAAGATGGCTCCTTGCAGGAAGACTGGATGGTGGCCCGTGTACCGATGAAGCGGTTGGCGCGGACCGAGGAGATCGCCGAGGCCGTCCGATTTCTTGCTGGCGACGAGTCGTCCTACATGACGGGCCAAACGGTCGTGGTTGACGGTGGCTGGATCGTACAAGGTATTCCCGAGGCGCCGACCTGGCTGCAAACGCCAGCCTCATGA
- a CDS encoding SDR family NAD(P)-dependent oxidoreductase — translation MAFNIGSGLEGKSVVVTGGSGGIGREVCLAFAAAGSRVAVVDLDQGKVDAVAAEMEAGPHLPIACDLKPIEHYKTLIEKVVTVFGGIDVLVCTAAVLIRRPSVFDVSEADWDLQHDVNLKASFFLNQAVARVMKDQGRGGRIINFTSQGWQSGGFGGSVAYAATKGGVVSMTRGLARSLAKDKITVNAVSPGAADTAMMRSGMDQAALDAQVAQIPLGYMAAPSDLAGTVLFLASDHAGYITGATINVSGGWLMY, via the coding sequence ATGGCTTTCAACATCGGTTCCGGGCTTGAAGGCAAAAGCGTCGTTGTCACCGGCGGCAGCGGCGGCATAGGCCGCGAGGTCTGCCTGGCCTTCGCTGCCGCCGGATCACGTGTCGCGGTCGTCGATCTCGATCAGGGCAAGGTCGATGCGGTCGCTGCCGAAATGGAAGCCGGTCCGCATCTTCCGATCGCATGTGACCTGAAGCCGATCGAACATTACAAGACGCTGATAGAAAAGGTCGTGACCGTGTTCGGCGGCATCGACGTCCTGGTCTGCACGGCTGCGGTCCTGATCCGCCGGCCCAGCGTTTTCGACGTGAGCGAGGCGGACTGGGACCTCCAGCATGACGTCAACCTGAAAGCATCCTTCTTCCTGAATCAGGCGGTGGCGCGGGTCATGAAGGACCAGGGAAGGGGCGGCCGCATTATCAATTTCACCTCGCAAGGCTGGCAGAGTGGCGGTTTCGGCGGCTCCGTGGCGTATGCCGCCACCAAAGGCGGCGTCGTGTCGATGACGCGCGGACTGGCGCGGTCGCTCGCCAAGGACAAGATAACCGTAAATGCGGTATCCCCGGGCGCGGCCGACACGGCCATGATGCGCTCCGGAATGGATCAGGCGGCGCTCGACGCGCAAGTCGCCCAGATACCGCTCGGCTACATGGCCGCGCCGTCGGATCTGGCAGGCACGGTGCTGTTCCTGGCCTCAGACCATGCCGGCTACATTACCGGCGCTACCATCAACGTCAGCGGCGGCTGGCTGATGTACTGA